In the Hevea brasiliensis isolate MT/VB/25A 57/8 chromosome 8, ASM3005281v1, whole genome shotgun sequence genome, tggtcacccatcgctagggttctcggctcgcttaacttagttgcatttctttactattatttttcctttatttttcttgtattttcttttcttgtatttcattatttaatgtctcctcactcatatcgaagtgtagttctaggcattctagctgtccggacaacactggtcaccggaacagtagaacgcactaccgaacttaggggtgttacaattctcccccccttaaaataaatttcgtccacgaaatttttcccaatagccatcttacaatagtcatacgtttattttctcctttctatatgatcgtataatcttctttctctcgaatttgtataagacttttaacaatctaatacaacatttaatttgtttgtataacaccaatcttctcttactattgtcctgtctaatatttcgattcatgttccttcttgaatgacccttgaggtcatgttagaatcatttatctagtcattggtcctctgaccattctagtccatagtcttcctcacattcgtaacatttctttgttatatttgaaccaactgttcgaatttttacttccataactctttttatctgtcaatattctataacttactttcttttgtactgaactataacctttcgatattctaacctttgagttttagatccctaagtaggattttcaaacttatttctaacaattaaattctgtcatggcataactataccaaaacaaatgccgttggcaactattcttatctaagtgtactatcggatagtacgtagctctacacaataatctcaagtcagtactgtaataaacatcaagaacattgcatagttactacgatacatcccaatagatcaaattttcctatcttttatccttttcgaattcactaatatcccgaacttattatgattacaatatccattaacaattactaacagtgacatccttccctcatctagagcaattccattactgcatcttacttttacgtcctcttgccttacattaagtaggctcgccaattagctttataatttatggtgtgttagaaaatacttttcgccaataaactctttcaaaactaatttcacttattatcacaatccttattttaaagggctaatcactaatgcatcaaaatttattcccctgtaaaggaataacaatagaataaatagttctaacactaacataagagtatgcagaccccaggtcaaacaatacatatatatatatcttagttactatttgagaaagtactagcaataatatcaaaagtctaagtctcttctctctgccgtatagcgtatactccagctggagcatcacctgctCGGTGATTCATCGTagactctgacttctaggtgtactacccctacctctacctttgcctctactaactgatggtgaactctttggggtagaaacttgggttgattcctttggtgtagtaaatgatccagaacgacctggatttacacaatccctagcaaaatggccgcctccacgcttaaaacatgctcctacgctctataacataccccactatgtgatttaccacaagtttcacaaagtcgatccgacagttgCATTCACGGGTTTCTATTGAGTTtcttgatcggatcgaggtggtttcatccgtaagatctatctctaccggacttcttactatctctgttgtatcccccaaagtttttcctctttccagtaagaccactagaactctgttctattgacttttcctctttttctgtcttctctggtttctttttctcagaagctacttcagattcaattctttttaattctagtgcttgagaaataagttcagagaagttgttatgttttgaatccgaccacttgtaatttgatactaggcttcaagcctgtttcaaacctcttacatctctccctactggtagaaagtagacttactgcataatggctcaggcggaaaaattccctttcatattcagccaccgatctactcctgctttggacttaggaactcttgcgcttcgatctacataagcatcgtggacatatttttgtctgaattctcgagAAAGTCACTCCAagttagcaccgcagttctaccaaagcgtggggaatggttttccacagtCATAAACATCCCCACAGCAAAGATATCGAATATTCAACCGAGCTCCTCTGCAAAggcgctttcttgaataccctatccatcctttctaaccactgctcgcctctagaggatctatcgccccttgaactctgtagccccatatttcatcaatttgtcatattgtctagcagaagactgtggttgtaccactggtgtctgtattggggcttgagtaggcacattaccaaccatttgttggaacattgcagccatctgctgagcgaactgagcagggaactgcagaTGCGGGCCGGTGTcttttgaaccatcgacattatgtagggtcagcatccccttgcacctcagcctctatagattgatcgactgaacgatcaccctcttccatagtcaatgcgaggatcttagacctcctaaacaaataacacaaggagatttcctcccgttagtgcatatttataaagtactgtactgtatgtatcagacaatgatattgagcagttgtactatgaagaaagaatattcaagtaacatgtgaaaacagaatttaaaaaaaaaaaactagctctgataccactaaaacatgttacaccctacccctctgtaaggcataacatgatcccgtagtatacctaatgaattaccaacttcgcctactgataacccattaaatacactacaagggattttcaaaaacttttcttacttcttttacagtggtgagcactatttacaggtgttaaaaacctttttgaactgaggtgaattaactaacacatttagaatattagtaatttctgtaaaaaaagttttggcagagtgccctccgtaatttggataaaacagttcttcaaaaacctataaaaagcacttcaatatttttctcaatctcaaactctaggataattcaacacaaatctacaataatttttcaaagactgagatacaagaaatataatacaatttttacaagtccaaataactcataatttattttacaactttaatgtacaattttaatttacaactgctcaaaaccaagaacactatatacatacagtgaacatacattacaatataaaatgcagaatatggtatactcaatatactcgatgatttctcgctgaatgtactagcagcctagtctcacgctcatcaccgtctactgcgataaagaatgaaaagctatcgctgagtaaaatttactcagtgatgcacaataacaatttgaaatgcgatatataaatcttttattgacagttcacaaatcaaatgattcacaattccatttcacaatttacaaaattcatctaacacaaatttgatcaagtaattgaataataccgttttgcaaatcaataacacaattcgatcaaataactgaataataccgttttgtaaatcaataacacaattcgatcaaataactgaataatacaatgttgccaatcgataatataatttaggccatgacacaattttttccacacatgccgtgttgtacaccacgacaaatgaGTActgtataatgagtactcatccacactcacctcagactggggagtcaaagagggaggaacataatcacactcaccccagactgataagtcaaagagggaggaatatcacactcaccccataaatggaggaggaacatagtaacagtgtcatgccaagtgtgaatcaaaacaatttcaaatcacaatatttcatacaaaccataaatcacattttatctcaaaatttccatttgcaaagttggcaacacaataagttccaaataatattcccaaaaacaaagcaatcaaaaattattcataactcatttctctaaataaatttgctagtaaaagcagtgaatataaaagtattgtgcacagacacaatttaaaacaataacatacaaataattataatttacttcaattgaaaatttcaaaagaaatacttattgtgcataaacataatttaaaacaataatgtacaatagtcataattcatttcaattgaaaaattcaaaagaaatagccgttgtgcacaaacacaatttaaaacaataacatataaataatcgtaatttatttcaattgaaaaattcaaaaagaaatacttattgtgcacaaacctctgataactgtctcttggctctgactcagtgtttccttcccctccctgagtctttgctaactgagaaacacaatttgaagtgtttcagtactcatttaaactgtctctaacgataatgcttgataattaattcactgaattcatttattcgcttagtcaacctactatgtcgacccttggtacattctaggtaatttaggttttaatgtcattaatatgtcacattcgatagtcttttaggtttggtacatgttaccaaattcattttcgtgtatactgcattttcttgcgatttgctggattccgggatactagtttgacctagcccgacgacctagttccctcggttttcggattttggtcaaaactacaaacttgtagatctatgtcttatggaacgcgaggcaaaatttcaggtcattctgagttatgtaggccaagttatagtcattttactattactagtcaaattgcaccaaaattggtcattttaggtcactttaggtcattttaggttcggccagtttttggacccgaacttgtgcaagctgtttgacttacttatggtcatttctgggctttggtgtcttcataagacttgtagatatgggtcttaactattcatggttaaaatttcaggtcaattggacctgttttgagtgagttatggcctaaatactaactgttgcccaaatggtcaattttcaggcctcatttgcacttaatccggatttggtcatttttcaagctaccttgcaagcagaattttggcaagcttccttcatgaaagttggcacattttgtgcctagtttcacctccaattggtctcataccaattggagccacacacttaaagttataggcctaaaatacaaactgccttattgcaattcttgcatacatatcaaacatcacttttaacactcaccaaacttaacattcaaactaattctggttgtaccatgacctaaacataattcacaacacattataggtcattttggcagcttacaattacattcaatgtgcaccaacaagtgcagaatttgcccaactcaatttacaacaatttaactccataaccaagctcattcacatgtccaaccttcacaccactatacatacatcaaactgccataacaaccaacacattttaacatcattattccataaaccaagcatgaattccagcattcttcaagagttaacaaactgccacaatggtacacttacattccattactttccaagctttaaatctcattttacatttacattaggtactagcaatttaatttttcatgacatttttcaagtgtaatattatttatttttaatggacatttaggtcaaaagacaactcggagtgtcaaatgaccacaatgcccctgttcgggttgcattcccgatttttcggtaacaccgggttttgtccgtttttcgatttctcgcttttctttgtactaattatttaatttttctttgatatttctaatgatatttctccttcaattgatgtctctttaactcctaaaaatatttttcagggttccccccggtccaaggctagtcaacggtccacgccgtgactttccggtgcggtcacccatcgctaggattctcggctcgcttaacttagttgcatttctttactattatttttcttttatttttcttgtattttcttttcttgtatttcattatttaatgtctcctcactcatatcgaagtgtagttctaagcattctagctgtccggacaacactggtcaccggaacagtagaacacactaccgaacttaggggtgttacaaccctaCTCTATTGGACAGTGGcagatttggaaaaaaaaaattttcaggtcaacatataaaaaataaataataaaatattgtaaaaaaattaaaattacattgTTAATGCTATCAATTACATATCTCTATATAACTAAAAGTCATTATCAATTTATCACATACAATTATGTCAATTTTCTTAAAAGTAACATTTTTTTGTAAATAAACTTTTGAATACATAATATTTTgtctatattaattttaaattttatcaaaaaaaagGGTTCAATGATAAAATTTATGAGTCAATGTACaaaaatatgtatatatacaaaAGAATATTTTCAGAGAACCCCCATTTTGTGAATTACATCCACCGTTACTTTTGGACTAGTTTCTTTACCTATACTATGGCTATTTTACATTATATTCAAGCGTCGATGTGGCGGGACTAGCTTCTTTACCCATACTCTTCCATAACATCGGAATCCTTACCTATAATCTGACACACTAAACAATAATGTACCAAAACTCGATGCTCATTTAACAGTATACCTAGATGCCTATGTAACGCATACTTAGGCTGATACGTTCCCACTATATATCAAAATGACTCATGCCTATAAAAATTGATTAAGTTTTATGTTGGTCGTCCAATTACCCCAACCATCTATCTTTTTCGAACTTAAAACCAACTATACTTTGCAAAAAACTCACATAGGCAGAGTCATAAATACGTGAAATCTAGTTcaaaatatgagaaataaatttcatgtttaatataaaaaataataaaataaatttcaatATGATATACCTTATATTCATAAACATACAAAATTTATGTATTGTTACGTAAAGAACATGAATATTTAGGCAATTTGCCCCCATGGCACTGGAATATTGTTATCTTCCTTGTTAAAAAGTACAAAGGAAAGTTCCTCGATATTTATAAGCCTTGAAGACCAATTTGACAATTTCACCCATCTCTCCTCGTGATGTTTAAGTTTGCAGCTTTCTTGGAATTTAACAAATCCATAGTAAAAGCCAACAATTTGGAAACATGGAAAAGAAAGGGCATGCCAACAAAAAATTACAACTTACTATCTATCCAATTATCttcattaaaagagttgaaagagtGGAATATACAGAAACACAAATGATCAAACCAATTTTCATTTCTGATCTATCAACTTTCACAAAAATGTTTCAGAAGAAAGGGCATGACAAAAACCAATCTACATATATAAACTCTCAAGATAGCTAAATGGATAATTAATTTACATCTTGCCAAACAAAGATATTGATATTGTCATTCCCCCACCACAAAAATCTTCACAAGCAGGGTTATAAAACTATTGTAACAAGACAAGAATCTACCAGAAGGATGAGAAGATACACAGATTGAGGAGTATGAGACTCGATGGCTTTCAGAATTAGTTCTTCTCTATAAATCCCAGCCATCCTTTCGCCGGTCAAATTCCAACTTCCGGCCACCTAAACTTCCATACATCTCCGAAAATTTCTGGAGGCAACTACTTCTTATCTTGTAATGTACTTGCGTATTTCGGCTAATTGCAGCACCTGAGAATTTTGATGTATCTATTGCCCATGTTGGTCTCACATATTCAACTGTAGCAGATGTACTTGCATTAGCATACAAGTAATTCAATAGCACATCCTCGCAGTTAAAATATTTATCCACCACTTCCCTCCCAGCCTTAGCTTCCTCACCCCAATACCTCTCGAAAGCCAATTTGCTGTCCATGAATGCTGCCCCAGTAAGAATCATGTTGTAACCTTTATGTTTTCGGGCATATTTCTCACCCCTGTATTTCAACGGGCTTCCACTTATGAGTCGAGGATAGAATCCAACAATCCGGTCTGGATGTTGGCGCCATACATTGAATCCCCGTTCAATGTCATCACAAGTCATCATAATGTCATCATCAAGCTCAAGTACAGCACGGGTTTTAATCAATTCATCCATTTTGAACCGATTGTTCAATGAATTCTGATTTTCTACTCTGATCCTCACAGGCACCACAGAGTCCAGATCACTCAATTTGGGCGGTGTCCCTTTATTCCAAACCACAACAATCTCTTTAATCGAAGAACACCTCGAGTAATGCTTAACATACATCTTCAAATTCCAGAGGCGAGCATCATATGTCATTGTCAATAGAGTGAACTGAGAGTAGGAACCCTTTAATGGATAAGGTTCTTCAGCACCATTACCTCCATAGATATATTTAACACTTGCACAAATTAGCGCAACTCCAATAGTAAATATCACAGCCAAAACCAATCTTCCAGCCCAAGTATTAGGCCTTATTTTCACTCGGAGAGTTGAAGCTACTCTGTTCAAACGGCCACAAAAACGTCTTACCTTTGAAGAAAATGCATTCGGCCTTTCCCAGACCAAGAGAGAATCACTCCTCTTCCCTGAGTAATAAGCACACCAGTTGAGGGGAATAATACATTTCACAGCTCCCAGCAGCACACCCAACACCACAACAATTGCAGTGACCGCTGCAAGTGAAGCATAGCCAAGAATAAACCGACGGACTGAATCTCCAGAAGGTACACGGTCCCCATCCATAACAGCAAGCCATTTCCCAGAACTTAACTGCTGCACATCAAGATGATGGCAACGAGCACCATTCCAAGCATTCCTTCCCTTTCTGGGCTCTTCAAAGCCAAAGGAGACTTCAACTTCTTTATAATCATCCTTGGTAAGAACTTCCACCTTGAATACTCGCACTCGTCGTCCATATGTTTCGCCACAATCCTGACCAATGCGATAAAGGTTTCCTTCATACAAAAACGGTCTGCCTCCATTTCTAGCTCCCAAGCTTTTGTCAATGTTATAAATTGGATTCTTCTTGTGTGGCTTCCAAGGACCCAGAGGTGAACTGCTATGCCAGATTTCCAGCTGTCCATTTTTCTTAGTTCCAAAGCCACTATGATCTGAACCAAAAAGCCAGTATTCTCCTCCATGTTTAATGATAAAGGAATCAACAAGTGGCTTTTTTATAATAACTTTCTCCAGCGTCCACTGCAGTGGAAAATTAACTGCTCGATAAAGGCGAAGTTCCCCCTTTGCACTGCCCTCAGGTATCATGTATATCTGCAAAAACCATGACAAACTAATGAGTTGATTCCATCAACTAACAAAATCTCTCTAATATTCTCATTGGGATGTCATTatatttaagttgcaaaatgtcACTGGTATTAGCTGTATAAACATAAatgcaaaaattgaaaattatcagGCCCAAAAGTCAATATGAACAATATTGGCTAGCTAGTctataaaatatcataataataTACAACTATATTCAAGATCTAACCAGAGAGTTTATAATGATCCATCTTAATTTTTCCATGTTAACATCATAGGTAAGATTTATTCCACGCACGTCCAGTTGAAAGGTTGCTCCTGGATACATAATGTTATAAACAGCCTAAGTCACCAACTTCATTTAGGTAAATGAATTGCAATCTTACTTTGTCAAGATGGTTGAACACATAGGGATAAGAGAGATGCCAGTCCTCATCCAAGGCAATGCCCAATTGCTGCCATGTTGCTCCCTTATCCGTACTTTTTGCAACTCCAATATCTCCTTGcatggtgattgaattcttagtttcataaaacaggtaaatagtatctCCCTGGATCATATGAATACAGAATGTAAGGattaattttgagaaaaaagaGTAGTAGTTGACATAAATTAGGCACTCGAACAACTTTCCAGAACAAACTACAAAGTAAATCTTCAATTTAATATGCAATGCAAAGTAATCCGATAAGCATATAAAATGAAAGAGGGTGACATTGAGAGACTAAACCACTGACACTTTATGCCCAACCAAAATGCAACAACAGGATAGTAAGTGTTCATAGAGAGTAACACACCAATAATTATGCTACATGGTAAAACACACTTACAAGTTTATTTATGTATTGTAATGCTTCCAAAGGCATCAAGCTACAGACTATCCCCTCTATAAAAGATCCCAGAAACCATTTCATTCCTTCTAAAAAAGTCATTGTTCCTGTGCTTCTTATTTAACAATCCCTCAAGTCAAAATTTCAATGATCTGTGTATGTGGTCTAATGTTTGACAGTAATAGACTTTCAAGTTGAATGGTATCCAAGTCATCTACTGTAGGTCTATTGAGCTTTAATCACGTCAACATAGAAAAATATGCACCTAAAGAGCTGCCCAGCAAGTTTCAAGATTCAATTCTAGATCTCATGCCAATAGAAGATTACTATTACAACTGCCCTCTGGTACACACTTCATCTACAAACACTCATATTTTTGTGAATTTATAATGGTAAGTTATTATGAGCACATCGTAATTGTTTTTTCTCGCTCAGAGAAGTTTATAGGTCCATGTCTACCTAATGGAAAATCAATGGAAAACAAGGGAGGCAGGAGAGTGAGCAGAAAATCATTCAACATCTTCCCCTTGGGCTACAAAATAAACTCTAAATAGGATAGAAAGTGAAAGGAAAACTTCCAATTTTCTTATTTATCCTTCATTAATGATTTGTTCTACAAAAGATCAAAGTTAAAActgtaattttgaaaatttacCCCCAGTTTTTCTCCTTATATTTTCCTTCCATCCAAGCCAAAAGAGAGAAAATCTCCTCACTGTCAAAATTTCTCCCTCCCCTTTGAATGATACTAGAAAGAAAAACTTTAAAGAGCTTCAAGCAATAAAATAAATCCACTCCTTCACAAAAGTTAAACAGTAATTGTaccctaaagaaaaataaaaaagaaaaaaataaagatgAAAACAATGATAGCATTAGGATCAATCTGCAGCATATTTTATTTGCATCTATTGATTCCGTTATGATTCCCCCAATCACATGATTTATTGTCTTTTACTCTTGTCCTTTATTACAAATGCTTTGCCTTATAGTATTCATTTATCAATTCAAATgggaagttcatgacagaacatgACAATCAAACCTTAATTGCTGCCTCGAGCTATCTGCCTCTCAATTCCAAACTCACTTGGAATATCCACTACACACCAAGGAACTATATGTCATTGGTGCTTAAAACATCTCATAAAGAGAACAACAAGTatctcaaaatcacaatttcaCCATTATCAATAATTAGATTCATATGTCACATCCATATCTGCTTCTCTAAATTTCCAGAAAGCAGGAAACTTCCTTGCAGAAAAATACATAGTACAACTCAATTCATTTTGACTAAAACTGCTGTCCTACTTGTTCTATCGTAAACCTCAATGATTaaaccaaaaataataataataataataataataataataataatcccaTGACTAGAGAACCTCTGGGATACCTCTGCTGCCTTACTTTTCTATCATACTAAAATGCCCTTGATTATGGAATATATTCATTCATAAACAACTGGCATTCATATATTAGAATAGTAGTAACTGAGGCAACTTGCAACTCAATCAAGGTCACACAAAAACCCACCACCAAGTGCCGAAGAGAAAAAGACATCAATACTG is a window encoding:
- the LOC110652385 gene encoding glucosamine inositolphosphorylceramide transferase 1 is translated as MGVPGAIGVGGVGAAAGGSNGTTAGSCCWDVNLKCLFRWRWEYQQHFLHHRFFSSGLMFFLCCLVLYGSIGMLFGWLMFNKSYVSAGSVVGLNSVGCQEDNEGSWSIGLFYGDSPFSLKPIEAMNVWKNESAAWPVANPVVTCASVSDAGFLSNFVADPFLYVQGDTIYLFYETKNSITMQGDIGVAKSTDKGATWQQLGIALDEDWHLSYPYVFNHLDKIYMIPEGSAKGELRLYRAVNFPLQWTLEKVIIKKPLVDSFIIKHGGEYWLFGSDHSGFGTKKNGQLEIWHSSSPLGPWKPHKKNPIYNIDKSLGARNGGRPFLYEGNLYRIGQDCGETYGRRVRVFKVEVLTKDDYKEVEVSFGFEEPRKGRNAWNGARCHHLDVQQLSSGKWLAVMDGDRVPSGDSVRRFILGYASLAAVTAIVVVLGVLLGAVKCIIPLNWCAYYSGKRSDSLLVWERPNAFSSKVRRFCGRLNRVASTLRVKIRPNTWAGRLVLAVIFTIGVALICASVKYIYGGNGAEEPYPLKGSYSQFTLLTMTYDARLWNLKMYVKHYSRCSSIKEIVVVWNKGTPPKLSDLDSVVPVRIRVENQNSLNNRFKMDELIKTRAVLELDDDIMMTCDDIERGFNVWRQHPDRIVGFYPRLISGSPLKYRGEKYARKHKGYNMILTGAAFMDSKLAFERYWGEEAKAGREVVDKYFNCEDVLLNYLYANASTSATVEYVRPTWAIDTSKFSGAAISRNTQVHYKIRSSCLQKFSEMYGSLGGRKLEFDRRKDGWDL